In the Streptomyces sp. SJL17-4 genome, GCACCTCCGGCACCGCGGTGAGATCCTCGCATCCCACCTTTCTGAGCAGTTGAGTCGGCTGTCGTGCCTCCCCGGCCATATCCCCCACCCACAGATCGTCGAACAGGCTCACGGGGATGCATGCCCCGCCACATCGCCCGCATTCCCTCAGGGTCGGGGCACGTTGCGCAGGTTGGAGCGGGCCATCTGGACCATCCGGCCCACTCCCCCGTCCAGGACGATCTTGCTGGCGGAGAGGGCGAAGCCGGTCACCATGTCGGCGCGGATCTTCGGTGGGATGGAGAGCGCGTTGGGGTCGGTGACGACGTCCACCAGGGCCGGGCCCTTGTGCGCGAAGGCGTCCTTGAGGGCGCTCGCCAGATGCTTGGGCTTCTCGACCCGTACGCCGTAGGCCCCGGCGGCGCGGGCGATGGCCGCGAAGTCCGGGTTCTTGTTCGTCGTTCCGTACGAGGGCAGTCCGGAGACCAGCATCTCCAGTTCGACCATGCCGAGCGAGGAGTTGTTGAACACGATCACCTTCACCGGCAGGTCGTACTGCACGAGGGTGAGGAAGTCGCCCATCAGCATGGAGAATCCGCCGTCGCCGGAGAGCGAGACGACCTGCCGGTTCCGGTCGGTGAACTGCGCGCCGATGGCCTGCGGCAGCGCGTTCGCCATCGAGCCGTGGCTGAACGAACCGATGATCCTGCGCCGCCCGTTGGGGCTGAGATAGCGGGCCGCCCAGACGTTGCACATCCCGGTGTCCACCGTGAACACGGCGTCGTCGTCGGCCAGTTCGTCGATCACGGAGGCCACGTACTCGGGGTGGATCGGGACGTGCTTCTCGACCTTGCGGGTGTAGGCCTTGATGACGCCTTCGAGCGCGTCGGCGTGCTTCTTGAGCATCTTGTCGAGGAAGCGGCGGTTGCTCTTGGCCCGGACACGGGGGATCACACAGCGCAGGGTCTCCCGCACGTCACCCCAGACGGCGAGGTCGAGCCGGGAGCGGCGGCCGAGGTGCTCGGGCCGGACGTCCACCTGCACGATCTTGACGTCGTCGGGCAGGAAGGCGTTGTACGGGAAGTCGGTGCCGAGCAGGATCAGCAGATCGCACTCGTGGGTGGCCTCGTACGCGGCACCGTAGCCGAGCAGTCCGCTCATGCCGACGTCGTACGGATTGTCGTACTGGATCCACTCCTTGCCCCGCAGGGCGTGGCCGACCGGTGACTTGATCCGCTCGGCGAACTGCATCACCTCGGGGTGCGCCCCGGCCGTCCCGCTGCCGCAGAAGAGCGTCACCCGTTCGGCCTCGTCGATCATCCGGACCAGGGCGTCGATCTCGGCGTCCCCCGGGCGGACGGTGGGCCGGGTGGTGACCAGCGCGGTCTCCACCGCCTTCTCCGGGGCGGGCTGGGAGGCGACGTCGCCGGGGAGCGAGACGACGCTGACGCCCCGGCGGCCGACGGCGTGCTGGATCGCCGTGTGGAGCAGCCGGGGCATCTGCTGCGGGTTGGAGATGAGTTCGCTGTAGTGGCTGCACTCGCGGAACAACTGGTCCGGATGGGTCTCCTGGAAGTAACCCAGGCCGATCTCGCTCGACGGGATCTGCGAGGCGAGGGCCAGGACCGGGGCCATCGAGCGGTGGGCGTCGTACAGGCCGTTGATGAGATGCAGGTTCCCCGGGCCGCAGGAGCCGGCGCAGGCGGCGAGACCACCGGTGATCTGGGCCTCGGCGCCGGCGGCGAAGGCCGCGACCTCCTCGTGCCGCACCTGGATCCAGTCGAGCGAGGGGGTACGGCGGATCGCGTCGACGACCGGGTTCAGGCTGTCACCGACGACGCCGTACATGCGCCGGACTCCCGCGCGGACGAGGATGTCGACGAACTGCTCCGCCACGTTCTGTTTGGCCATGGCTCCATCAACCCATGGCCCGGCGGGTTGCGCCCGGCAGGTTGCGCCCGGTGGATTACGCCTCCCAGACGCCCACCCCCGTACGGTCGTCGGCGTAGCCGGTCACCCTCAGCTGGGTGTCGGCGAGGAACGCGGCCAGGCCGGGCGCCTCGGTGTCGGCCCAGCGGGCGGCGAGCTCGCGGGCGAGCGCGGGTTCGCCGCGCATCGGCTCGGCGAGACCGGGCGAGGCGAGGAGCAGGGTGTCGCCGGGGCGGGCGACGGAGGCGCGGAAACGGAACGGCTCGGCGGGCGGCGGCACGGGCCCCTCGACGAGCGGCGCCGGCGCGGTCGTGATGCCGAGGTCCATGGTGAGCCGGTCGCCCTCCTCGGTCTCGGAGGCGACGTCCTGCGGAGGCGGCGAGCCGAAGCCCACGACGGGTGCGCCGGTGACGGCGGCCGGTTCGGGCAGGAGCGGTTCGATGTCCTGCCAGGTGCCGTCGCGGAGCCGGAAGAGACCGCCGCCGCCGATGCCGAAGAAGACCCGGGTGCGGCAGTCGGGGTCGGCGGGGACGAGGAGGCAGCGGAGTGTCGCGGTGTACTCGTCGGGGGCGAGGCCGCGCTCGGCGGCGCGGGTGCGGAGCTTGCCGTACGTACGGTCGGTGAGCCGGTGGAGTCCCGACTTGAGGTCGCCGCGGCGGCCGGACCTGATGTCCTCGGAGAGCCGGGCGTGGCTGCGGCAGACGGCCTCGGCGATCCACTGGCAGGCGTCGGCGGCGGCGAGATGGGCGTCCTCGGCGGCGCGGGAGCCCGCGGCGACGGCGACGAGGACGAGCGCGGTCTCGTCGTGGCCGAAGCGGGCGGTGAGCAGGGCGTCGCGGCGGGGCTCGCCCCGGTAGCGCGCGGAGTCTCCGCGTACGGAGGCGGCCCGCAGGGTGCAGGTGCCGTACCGGGCGCCGTCGAGCACGGTGTCGGACACCAGCTCGCCGAGCTCCCCGGGGCGGGCGACGGGCAGTGCGGTCGGCTCGGCGTCGTAGGTGGGCGGCCGGCTCCCGACGTATCCGGTACGGGGACGGGGCACGGTGACCTCGACGGTGAGGTCGGAGCCGGAGCCGGAGCCGCCGGTCGGGGCCTCCTCCCCGCCCCCGGCACCGGCCGCGGACTCGAACCCGGACTCGAACCCGGACTCGAACCCGGACTCGTTCTCGGTCTCGGTCTCGGTCTCCTCGCGGTCGTCCGGTGGCCCCGGCAGCTGCACCCGGACGGTGGGCGTCTCGACGGGCGGCGCGGGTGGAGGCGGCGGAGGCGGTGCGGGAAAGGTCTGCGGGCCCTCCTGCCGCGTCTCCCAGGGCGCCCGCCCCGGCACGAGGGGTACGGCGGCCGCGGGGGCCCGCGGGTCCGGGGCCGCGCCCGGCGGGCCCGTGGTGGCCCGGGTCGCCGTGGTGAAGTGGTCGTCGAGGGTGTCACCCGACGCCGTCGGGGCCGTGTCCGGCGCCGACTCGTCGTAGAGCTTGTCCCACCAGTTGTCGTCCCCCTGCTGAGTCATGCCCTTATTGTCCACCGCGCGGGGCGCCCGAAAACGGGACATCAGGAAAACCGTTGCTGCAAATGGGTGGTCCGCCGGGCGGCCCCACCCCCCACGGGAAGGACGCCCGGCGGACCGGCGTGATCAGCGCACGTCGTAGGCGCGGATCACGGTCTGGGTGACGGAGTTGCCGTTGGCGTCCGTCAGTTCGGTCCTCAGGGTGACCGGCTTGCCGGTCGCGCCCGCGTGGTTCACGGTCGCGGTCCAGTGGCCGCCCTGCTGAGAGACCTGCGCTTCGGTCCAGCTCGTGCCTCCGTCGTAGGAGTACGAGAGCCTGGCCGAGGTGAGCGCTGCGGGGGTGTAGCCCGCGTGACCCGTCACGGTGAGGCCGATGTGCTGGCCGTCGGTCGCGGCGAGGGTCTTGAGTCCGTCCTCCGGAAGGTCGTACCGGGGGAAGAGAATCGGGATGCCCTGAGAATAGACGCTCTCGTCAAGCTTGGAGGTGAATTTCCATACCGAGTTGACGGAAGTGGAGCGGGCCCACACCTTGCTGCCGATCTTCATGACGTTCTGTTCGAGGGTGTACGTCCCCTCGTCGGCGGGCACCGGGAAGGCGCCGAACGGCCAGCCGGTCTGCCCGAGGAGCTCGCCGTCCCGGCTGAGGCGGAGGCCGCCGATGTCGCCGAAGGAACCGGCCTCGCCGTGGTGGGTGTTGTCGCCCCAGATCGCGGCGGAGAAGCCGATGTAGTCGCCCTGGCGCTCGGCGACGAGGACCGGCTTGCCGGAGCTGTCGCGCGGGGCGGTGGGGGCGACGACGCCGTCGTACCAGCTCTCGGTGCGTCGCTCGCCGGCCGTGTACGTGCGCGGGGCGCCGATCATGAACTCGCCGAACGGGAAGCTGGAGGACAGCATCCGGTCCCAGCTCGTGTCACCGGCGGTGTAGTACTCGGTGCGGGTGCCCGGCGCGGGGATCCGCTCGAGGTCGCCGAAGGAGACGGACGTGCCGTTGGGCCGGGAGGCGCCGCTGAAGTCGATGAAGTCGCTGGCGAGGCCCATGGCGCGGTAGGTGGACTCGGTGCGGCCGAGCTGCCCGTCGCGGACACGGTAGTCCTTGTCGCCGCGGACCGACCCCTTCTCGGGGAAGGCGAGGTTGTAGAGGTACGGGCTCTTCGCCGTGGCCTTCCAGGAGAGGCCGACCTCACCGGCGGCGAGCTTGCCGAGCAGGGCCGCGCCCTCGGCGGAGTCGACGGCGAGGACCGGGAACCCGACGCCGGCGAGGCCGCCCGCGGGGTACCAGCGGCCGGGACCAGCGCGGTACGCGAGGACGGCCACCGCGCCGGCGGCCTTGGCGTTACGGGCCACCGTCACCGCCGAGGGGGAGGTGTCGGGGAAGCGGACCAGGGCGATGCGGCCCTGGACCCCGGCGGCCTCCAGTTCCTCGGGGGTGCCGGTGCCGGCGTCCACGAGACCGGCGGAGCCGGTGCCGTCGAGGTTGTCGGAGCCGGTGGAGGCGGTGACCGGGTGCAGCGTCAGGCCGTCGTCGGTCCTGAGCGAGGAGATCAGCGGGGCCGCGGCGCGCCAGTAGCTGCCGAACTCGAAGTCGCCCTCGTCGGCCGGGCCTTCGACCGAGGCGTAGTAGCCGCGGATGGTGCGCGGGCCGGCGGCCGTACCGGTGTGCAGCCAGGTGTCGTCCCACGAGCGGGCGAACGCGAGGGTGGTACCGCGGGGTTCGGAGGGCTTGTCGGTGGCGACCGACAGCTTGTGTGCCCTGCGGGCGTCGAGGACGACCGTGGTGTCCTTCTTCACCTCCAGCTGCGGGCGGCCGAGGTAGCTGAGCGAGTCGTTCAGCGTGGCGCCCTCGCCCGCGTCGGGGGTGGTGACGAAGGAGGAGAGGAAGTAGCTGCCGGGGCGCAGGCGGTAGACCTGGTCGGCGGCGCCCTCGTTGAAGCGGCGCTCGCCGCTCGCGTCGTCGGTGCCGATGACGTCGAGGGACGAGGCGCCGGAGGCGGGCCTGCCCTGACGGTCGATCAGCTTGACGCGGAGGGTGACCGTCTCGGGCTCGACGTGGAGCGAGAACGGGGTGGAGACGTGGACGCCGCCCGTGCCGGTGGCGATCACGCGGCCGGTGACGTCGCCGTACTGGGCCCGGTCGAGGTGGGCCGTGGGGTCGAGCTCCAGCGGGACCCGGACGGTGGCGCCGGCGGGGACGGTGACGGTGCGCTTGCCGAGGCGGGCGACCGAACTCCGCACCGGAGAGCCGTCGTTGCCGGTGACCTTCTCGACGGCCAGGGCCAGGGTGACCGGGTCGCCGGAGGTGTTGGTGTACGGGACGGAGACCGTGGTGCGGTCGCTCCTGTCCTGCGGCCAGTTGTAGGTGCCGCCCTGGACGGCGGGCGAGCCGAGGACCGTCTGGTCGATCGCGGCCTTGACGTCGAGGCGGCCGCCGCCGACCTCGCGGACGTCGCCGGGGAGGTCGCTCTCGGCGGAGGCGACGAGGGCGGCCTTGACCTGCTGGGCGGTCCAGTCGGGGTGGCGCTGCTTGACGATGGCGGCGGCGCCCGCGACGTGCGGGGTGGCCATCGACGTACCGGACATGGACTGGTAGGCGTAGACGCCCCGGCCGCCGGCCGCGGCGGCGGAGATGCCGACGCCGGGCGCCGCGATCTCGGGCTTGAGGGTGTGGTTGACGATCGTCGGGCCGCGGCTGGAGAAGTACGCGGTGGAGTCGTCGCGGTCGGTGGCGCCGACGGTGAGCACGCTGGGCGCGCAGCCGGGCGAGGAGACCGTGTTGAGGGTGGGACCCGAGTTGCCGGCGGCGACGACGAACAACGCCCCCTCGTTCTGCGAGAGTTCCTCGGCCGCGACGCTCATCGGGTCGGTGCAGTCGGTGGGTACGGAGCTGCCGAGGCTCATCGAGACGACGTCGGCGCCCTGGGCGACCGCCCACTCCATGCCCGCGATGATCCAGGAGGCGGCACCGGAGCCGGAGTCGTTGAGGACCTTGCCGTTGAGGAGGGCCGCGCCGGGCGCGACGCCCTTGTTCCTGCCGTCGCTCGCGGCGCCGGAGCCGCCGACGGTGGAGAGGGTGTGGGTGCCGTGGCCCCGGCGGTCGTCGGCGGTGTCGGAGTCGGTGAAGTTCTCCGAGGCGGCGATCCGGCCCTTGAGGTCGGGGTGCTCGGCGTCGGCGCCGGTGTCGAGGACGGCGACCTTGGTGCCCGTGCCGTCGTAGCCGGCGGCCCAGGCCTCGGGGGCGTGGACCTGCTTCGTCGAGCGCTCCAGGGTGGCCTGGACCTTGCGGTCGAGCCAGAGCTTCCTGATTCCGGAGGCGGAGCGGGCCGTGGGGGTGTTCACCTCGGCCCAGAACGTGGCGGCCTGCTTCTTCTCCGCCATGAGCGCGACGCCGTCGACGGTCCTGAGGACCTGGCCGCGCCGCGCGCCGCGCGGGGCGGCGGGGACGGAGCGGGCGAGGTCGGAGCCGTAGACCGCGATGAGGGGCAGCGTCGTGGTGGCGGCGTCGTCGTAGCCCTGGCGGACGAGACCGGTGACGTTGAAGAGCTCCTGGTCGACGCGGCCCGCGGCGAGCGCGTCGGTGGCGCCCTCGGGGTAGACGTACAGGTCCTGGCCGGAGCGGCGGGTCTGGACCAGGGGGACGGTTCCGTCCTCGCGCGGCAGGGCGGTGGCGGAGGGGTTGCCGTCGGCGTCGCGGCTGACCACGACGCGGTCCCCGGTGACCAGGGTCACCGTGACGGGGCGGTGCCCGGAGCGGGCCGCGGCCTCGCTCCCCACCAGCGGTCGCTTGCCGGTCGTGTCGTCCTGCGGCTCGTTCGCCACGGACGGCGCGACCGCGGTGACGGCCAGCACGACGGCGGTCGCCGCCCCCAGGGCCGTACGCGAAATCGGGCGCATCGCTCTCCCCATCTGATTCCGGAAATAAGGCATAAGACACCCGTCTCCGGAGGCTGTTGGTGCTGCGGTGGCGCCACATTGGCAGAGGTGAGGGCGGTACAGGGATGATGGGCGAGGCGGGAATACGCCGTGGCCGTTTCCCGCCAGGTCACCAACGGAACGAATGCCTCCGGTGAATGTCCTGGGACGATCCGGGGCGCGCCGCCGGGGGTAGGGCGAGGGGTGGGGCATCCATGCTGGGAGCGATAGGACTCGATGAGCGCCAGGAGTCCGCGTACCGGGCGCTGGTCGCGCTGGGCGCGGCCGAGGTGACCGATCTCGCGCACCGGCTCGCGCTGCCCGAGCTCGACACCGAGCGGGCGCTGCGCCGGCTGGAGTCGCAGGGGCTCGCCGCGCAGTCCTCGGCCAGGACCGGGCGGTGGGTGGCGGCGCCGCCGGGGGTGGCGCTGGGCGCTCTCCTCACCCAGCAGCGCCACGAGCTGGAGCAGGCGGAGCTGGCGGCGGCGCTGCTGGCCGAGGAGTACCGGGCGGAGGCGACGGAGGCGGCCGTGCACGACCTGGTGGAGGTGGTGACCGGCGCGAGCGCCGTCACCCACCGCTTCCTCCAGCTCCAGCTGGGGGCCCAGGAGGAGGTCTGCGCCCTGGTGACGGGCAAGCCGATCGCGGTCTCCGGCATGGAGAACGACGCGGAGGAGCAGGCCGCCGGGCGGGGGGTGCGC is a window encoding:
- a CDS encoding pyruvate dehydrogenase; amino-acid sequence: MAKQNVAEQFVDILVRAGVRRMYGVVGDSLNPVVDAIRRTPSLDWIQVRHEEVAAFAAGAEAQITGGLAACAGSCGPGNLHLINGLYDAHRSMAPVLALASQIPSSEIGLGYFQETHPDQLFRECSHYSELISNPQQMPRLLHTAIQHAVGRRGVSVVSLPGDVASQPAPEKAVETALVTTRPTVRPGDAEIDALVRMIDEAERVTLFCGSGTAGAHPEVMQFAERIKSPVGHALRGKEWIQYDNPYDVGMSGLLGYGAAYEATHECDLLILLGTDFPYNAFLPDDVKIVQVDVRPEHLGRRSRLDLAVWGDVRETLRCVIPRVRAKSNRRFLDKMLKKHADALEGVIKAYTRKVEKHVPIHPEYVASVIDELADDDAVFTVDTGMCNVWAARYLSPNGRRRIIGSFSHGSMANALPQAIGAQFTDRNRQVVSLSGDGGFSMLMGDFLTLVQYDLPVKVIVFNNSSLGMVELEMLVSGLPSYGTTNKNPDFAAIARAAGAYGVRVEKPKHLASALKDAFAHKGPALVDVVTDPNALSIPPKIRADMVTGFALSASKIVLDGGVGRMVQMARSNLRNVPRP
- a CDS encoding protein phosphatase 2C domain-containing protein, coding for MTQQGDDNWWDKLYDESAPDTAPTASGDTLDDHFTTATRATTGPPGAAPDPRAPAAAVPLVPGRAPWETRQEGPQTFPAPPPPPPPAPPVETPTVRVQLPGPPDDREETETETENESGFESGFESGFESAAGAGGGEEAPTGGSGSGSDLTVEVTVPRPRTGYVGSRPPTYDAEPTALPVARPGELGELVSDTVLDGARYGTCTLRAASVRGDSARYRGEPRRDALLTARFGHDETALVLVAVAAGSRAAEDAHLAAADACQWIAEAVCRSHARLSEDIRSGRRGDLKSGLHRLTDRTYGKLRTRAAERGLAPDEYTATLRCLLVPADPDCRTRVFFGIGGGGLFRLRDGTWQDIEPLLPEPAAVTGAPVVGFGSPPPQDVASETEEGDRLTMDLGITTAPAPLVEGPVPPPAEPFRFRASVARPGDTLLLASPGLAEPMRGEPALARELAARWADTEAPGLAAFLADTQLRVTGYADDRTGVGVWEA
- a CDS encoding S8 family serine peptidase; the protein is MRPISRTALGAATAVVLAVTAVAPSVANEPQDDTTGKRPLVGSEAAARSGHRPVTVTLVTGDRVVVSRDADGNPSATALPREDGTVPLVQTRRSGQDLYVYPEGATDALAAGRVDQELFNVTGLVRQGYDDAATTTLPLIAVYGSDLARSVPAAPRGARRGQVLRTVDGVALMAEKKQAATFWAEVNTPTARSASGIRKLWLDRKVQATLERSTKQVHAPEAWAAGYDGTGTKVAVLDTGADAEHPDLKGRIAASENFTDSDTADDRRGHGTHTLSTVGGSGAASDGRNKGVAPGAALLNGKVLNDSGSGAASWIIAGMEWAVAQGADVVSMSLGSSVPTDCTDPMSVAAEELSQNEGALFVVAAGNSGPTLNTVSSPGCAPSVLTVGATDRDDSTAYFSSRGPTIVNHTLKPEIAAPGVGISAAAAGGRGVYAYQSMSGTSMATPHVAGAAAIVKQRHPDWTAQQVKAALVASAESDLPGDVREVGGGRLDVKAAIDQTVLGSPAVQGGTYNWPQDRSDRTTVSVPYTNTSGDPVTLALAVEKVTGNDGSPVRSSVARLGKRTVTVPAGATVRVPLELDPTAHLDRAQYGDVTGRVIATGTGGVHVSTPFSLHVEPETVTLRVKLIDRQGRPASGASSLDVIGTDDASGERRFNEGAADQVYRLRPGSYFLSSFVTTPDAGEGATLNDSLSYLGRPQLEVKKDTTVVLDARRAHKLSVATDKPSEPRGTTLAFARSWDDTWLHTGTAAGPRTIRGYYASVEGPADEGDFEFGSYWRAAAPLISSLRTDDGLTLHPVTASTGSDNLDGTGSAGLVDAGTGTPEELEAAGVQGRIALVRFPDTSPSAVTVARNAKAAGAVAVLAYRAGPGRWYPAGGLAGVGFPVLAVDSAEGAALLGKLAAGEVGLSWKATAKSPYLYNLAFPEKGSVRGDKDYRVRDGQLGRTESTYRAMGLASDFIDFSGASRPNGTSVSFGDLERIPAPGTRTEYYTAGDTSWDRMLSSSFPFGEFMIGAPRTYTAGERRTESWYDGVVAPTAPRDSSGKPVLVAERQGDYIGFSAAIWGDNTHHGEAGSFGDIGGLRLSRDGELLGQTGWPFGAFPVPADEGTYTLEQNVMKIGSKVWARSTSVNSVWKFTSKLDESVYSQGIPILFPRYDLPEDGLKTLAATDGQHIGLTVTGHAGYTPAALTSARLSYSYDGGTSWTEAQVSQQGGHWTATVNHAGATGKPVTLRTELTDANGNSVTQTVIRAYDVR